Below is a genomic region from Bacteroidota bacterium.
GTCTAAAATACGAATGGAACAGGCTGAAAATGATTACAAACGCTATGATATGCTTTTTAATCAGAAAGCCGTAACGCGTCAACAATATGAAGCCATGAAAGCCGATTATGATGCGAAGAAAGCCAAATACGAAATGCAGGTAAGACAAAAGAGAAGTACCTCAAAGATAAAAGATGAACAGGCCCAATGTCTGGATCAGAACCAGAGCAACATTGAGGTGGCAAAGGCATCACTGGAATTAGCGGAACTGAACCTTTCATATACTGTAATTCTTGCACCGTGTGATGGTGTTGTTTCGCGCAAGGCTATTCAGGAAGGACAATTCGTCCAACCTGGTCAGACTCTCCTTTCGATAGTGGAAAGTGATAAGGTGTGGGTAGTTGCCAACTATAAGGAAACCCAAACTGCCAATATCAGAGAAGGTATGCCTGTAGATATAAAGGCAGACGCAGTGTCGGGAGTCCTCTATCATGGCGTAGTTAGCAAGATTTCAAATGCTACAGGAGCGCAGTATTCTGCGATACCGCAAGACAACTCTGCAGGAAACTTTGTCAAGGTAGAACAACGCATCACTGTAAAGATAGCATTTACCGAAAAAAACAAAAAAGAAGATTTAAAACTCCTGAGTTCAGGGATGAACATGGAATGTGAAGTAAAATACAACAAACATGACAAAGCAGTTTCCCGATGAGGTAGTTATGGCACGCCGTATTATGGCATGCAAAGATTTTATACCTGTAAGGTTGCGTTTCATAATCTTTCTAATCATCATCGTTATCTATCAATTTGCAGGTGGAGTTTACATTTCGGCAGTCAGCCAAATGGCTGGATCGATGTCGTGGATCAACGAAGACATCATGATGGCAGGATACGCCACGCTGGCAGGTCAGACCATGATTTTCCCCGTGCTTTTCCGTATATTGTTCCGATTCAAGACTCGCGATATTCTGATGGTGGTCACGTTAGCACTGATAGCAGGCGACTTAATTTGCATGTACTCCGACTTTGTACCGCTAGTGGTGTTCGTCAGCTTTCTATGCGGAGCCTTAAGAATGGTGGGAACGTTTATTTGCTGGAACAACATCCAGCTCAACATTACCCCAACGCGTGACTTTGCAGTATTCTTTCCTTTCCTTTTCACCTTCATTTTGGGCTGCATACAACTGTCCAATCTGGCGACAGGATATAGCATTTTGGCGTTCGACTGGCAGGCAATGCATCTCTTTACTATTACAGCATTACTGTTGGTATTTTTGTTAATTCATGTTACTATGCGACGGCACTTTAGGCAGGGACTGTATATGCCTTTACTTGGAATCGACTATCTTGGTGGAGTGTTATGGAGCGTCTTCCTGATGACTCTTATCTTCATCGGTGTGTATGGTGAGCATTACGACTGGTGGAGAGGGGAAGAAATACCCACTGTCACTTTTTTAGCTGTTATGAGCCTTTTGATGATAATTTACAGAGAATCCTCAGTGCGACATCCATACATTCCTATTGAAACTTTTGCCCAGCCCAATATGCTGAAAATCCTTCTTCTTGCAGGTTTTTTAACGTTGATGTCGGTTACATCAGGCGGTTTGCAGAACATCTACACCGGTGCAATCCTTCACTTCGACACTTTCCACAACATATCTCTGAACTGGGGCTCTTTCGCTGGTGTTTTGGCTGGAGCTGGATTTTTCTATATAGGTGTGTTGATTTACAAATGGCGCAACAAGGTGATACTGTTTGCAGGTTTTGCCTGCTTCACACTCTACCAAATGATGCTCTACTTCCTCATAGATGGCTCAACTGACAAAGAGATGCTTTATCTGCCCATGTTTCTCAAAGGGGCAGGATTGGTCATCATCTATACGGGGCTTACCTACAAGATGTCCGGTAGTGTCACGTTCAACTATTATTTTCAGGCAATGTGCGTGATTGGTTTCATTCGCACCACTTTTGGCAATGCCATGAGCAGCGCAATCGTTACCCATACATATAATGCGGTCAGACAGAAAAAACTGGCATTACTCAGCAGCGAACTCGATTGGATGAATCCGCTGACAAAGAATTTTTCTGACTTGTACAGCGAGGTGCAGCGACAAGCAACAATGGTAAGCCTGAAAGAGGTATATGGTTATGCTGTCCTGGCTGGAATCGTGATATTGATGATAATTCTGCTGGCCGACTATCAGAAGCAGGTTATGCCTAATATACAGAAGTTGGTTGACATCTGGAAAATGGTCAAGAAAGAGAGTGAGACTTGATAAACAAATATTTTACAACTAATTTAATGTAGTTTTTCCAACCTGTCGCGCTCCAACCACGACAATTGCCTTTCCACCGTTAATCTTTTCTTTTATCTTGTTTTCATTGTTCTGGTATACATTGCTTTTTCTTTCAAATATTCAAAGACATGTTGTAATGACCAAAAGTCCTGACCAAAAATCATTACAATATTGATTAATCTT
It encodes:
- a CDS encoding HlyD family secretion protein — encoded protein: MNHKTRKIIRNVSVLLFVGIGLIWICSKFVHLGKVEYTDNAQVRRYMVPVNCRVQGYIKEVRFDDYQEVKKGDTLVVIENAEYKLRVAQAKADYQKALSQSTVIEATISTTASNMDVSDAVIEESKIRMEQAENDYKRYDMLFNQKAVTRQQYEAMKADYDAKKAKYEMQVRQKRSTSKIKDEQAQCLDQNQSNIEVAKASLELAELNLSYTVILAPCDGVVSRKAIQEGQFVQPGQTLLSIVESDKVWVVANYKETQTANIREGMPVDIKADAVSGVLYHGVVSKISNATGAQYSAIPQDNSAGNFVKVEQRITVKIAFTEKNKKEDLKLLSSGMNMECEVKYNKHDKAVSR